CAACCTCGGCGCCCTGCTGATGGCCTCGGGCCTGGCGTACGACTCCGACGGCGGCCGTGCGCTCGCCGGCGCGATCACCTCGCTGATGACCGGCACGTCCTACCGCCGCAGCGCGGAGCTGGCCGGTGTCGTCGGTGCCTACGAGGGCTACGCGGCCAACGTCGACGGCCACCAGCGCGTCATGCGCAAGCACCAGGCGGCCAACGACGAGATCCGCACCAAGCACGCGATGGACATCGCCGTGCAGAAGGAGGCCACCAAGCAGTGGGCGGCCAACCTGAAGATCGGTGAGAAGAACGGCTGGCGCAACTCGCAGGCCTCGGTCCTGGCGCCCACCGGCACCATCGGCTTCATGATGGACTGCGACACCACCGGCATCGAGCCCGACTTCTCGCTGGTCAAGTTCAAGAAGCTCGTCGGCGGCGGCTCGATGCAGGTCGTCAACCAGACGGTTCCGGCCGCGCTGGAGAAGCTGGGCTACACCGGCGAGACGATCGAGGCGATCGTGGAGTTCATCGCCCAGCACGGTCACGTCATCGACGCGCCGGGCCTGCGCCCCGAGCACTACGAGGTCTTCGACTGCGCCGTCGGCGAGCGGGCCATCAAGCCGATGGGCCACGTGCGGATGATGGCGGCCTGCCAGCCGTTCCTGTCCGGCGCCATCAGCAAGACGGTCAACATGCCCGAGACGGCCACGGTCGAGGAGATCGCCGACGTCTACTTCCAGGGCTGGAAGCTCGGCCTGAAGGCGCTCGCGGTCTACCGCGACAACTGCAAGGTCGGCCAGCCGCTGTCCAGCCAGAAGTCGCAGGACGACAAGACGTCGGCCGAGGCGCCCCAGGCCGAGGTCAAGGTCGTCGAGAAGATCGTCGAGAAGCCGATCCGTCGTCGCCTGCCGAAGTCGCGTGCGTCGATCACCACGAGCTTCAGCGTCGGCGGTGCCGAGGGCTACATGACCTCCGGCGCGCACGACGACGGCACGCTGGGCGAGATCTTCCTCAAGCTCGGCAAGCAGGGCTCGACCCTGGCCGGCGTGATGGACGCGTTCAGCATCGCGGTGTCGATCGGCCTGCAGTACGGCGTGCCGCTCGAGACGTTCGTCAGCAAGTTCACGAACCTCAAGTTCGAGCCCGCCGGTCTGACCGACGACCCGGACGTGCGCATGGCGCAGTCGATCATGGACTACGTCTTCCGCCGCCTGGCGCTGGACTACATCGACTTCGACACCCGTTCGGCGATGTCGATCTTCTCGGTCGACGAGCGTCAGCGCTACCTGGACACCGGATCGTACGAGCCGGCCAAGGGTGACGGCACCACGGCTGCCGAGCTGGTCACCGAGGAGCCCGCGGGCCCGTCGGCCCAGGAGGCCGCCGAGCTCAAGGCCGAGGCGCAGATCGCCGACGCCGAGGCGGTCGCGGTCCAGATCGAGACGGCGCGTCCGGCCACCGGCCGGGCGCACACCTCGGCCGAGCTGCTGGAGGAGATCACGGGCGCGGCGGTCGACAGCCCGCTGTGCATGACCTGCGGCACGAAGATGCGGCCGGCCGGCTCCTGCCACGTCTGCGAGGGCTGCGGCAGCACCAGCGGCTGCAGCTGATCGTCCACGAACCGCGGCGCGGTCGTCCCTGGGGAAGGGGACGGCCGCGCCGCTCTCGTGTGTCCGGGGCCGCTCAGCGATGCCGCCTATCCGGCATCGGCACCCGTCAGCGTGCCGCCTCATCGCTGGAGGGACGGTGACGCGTACCTCAGTGGGTCGCGCCGAGCTCGACCAGGAGCACGCCGGCGATGATGAGCGCGATGCCTCCCGACATGAGCGGTGTGAGGGGCTCCTTGAAGAGGACGCGTGACGCGATGGCCGTGAGCGCGACTCCTGCAGCGGCCCAGATGCCGTAGGCGACTCCGAGTCCGAGCCCTTGGTCGAGGGTCAGGGTGAGGAACACGAAGGCCAGGACGTAGCCGAAGGCGACCGTGACGTAGTGGGCGTGGCGCCCGGTGGCGGCCATCCGCAGCGACAGGGTCCCGATGACCTCACAGACGATGGCGGAGGCGAGGAACAGCCACTGCATCAGACGGACTCCTTCGGGTGAGCGCTGCGCTGGGCCTGCTGGGAGCCCAGCTCGACCGTGAGGACGCCGGCGATGATCAGCGCGATGCCGACGCCCATCAGCGCGGTGAGGGTCTCGTCGAAGATGAATGACGACATGACCGCCGTGGACGCCACGCCAAGGGCGCCCCAGATTCCGTAGGCGACGCCGAGGGCCATGCCCTGGCGCAGGACCAGGGCCAGGAGGACGAACGACCCGACGTAGCCGACGACGACCACGGAGTAGAGGGCCGGGCGGTCGAGCGCGCCCTTCAGGGACAGGGAGGCGGTCACCTCGCTGAGGATGGCGGCGCCGAGCAGCAGCCACTTCGTCATGACGTCCCCTCGATGAGCTGATGAGCGAGCGCCCGGACGGCGGCGCGGTCGGAGTCCGACAGGGGGAGGCCGTTGCCGGCGGCGTTGAACCACATGCCGTCGGCGATGAGCCGGACACCGTGGAGCCGGGCTCGTCGCGTGGCGGGGAGGCTGTCGGGGACGGCCACCCACGGGCTGATGCGTTCGTTCCACCGGCTGGTGAGCGTGTCCCGCAGGCGCGGGTCGGCGAACATGACGAGGTCGCCGGAGTCGAAGCGCCCCTCGCACACCCAGTCGAGGTAGGCGATGAGCCGCTCGGTGGCGGACGGGGCCGTCGGGTCCGCGCCCAGCCTGTCCTGGAGGTCACGCTCGTAGCCGTCCATCAGATGGTCGACGACGGCCGTCATCAGCGCCTCCTTCGTGGGGAAGTGGTACATCAGTCCGGGCTTGGTGATCCCCGTGGCGCGCGCGGCGGACTCCAGTGAGATCGCCGCACCGGTCCTGGCCAGCTCGAGCGTGCTCTCGAGGATGTCGTCACGGAGCGAGGGCCGATGGGCGGCAGCGGGTGGGCTCATGACACTTACTTTACCAACCGGACGGTAAAGAAAGCAAGGATCACGGATGGTCTGCGGAGCAGCTGTGTCGCACCTGCCAGCAGACCAGGGGTTGCACCTCGGCGGGACCGGCGGACGATGGGGCCATGGAGCGACTCGTGATCGTCGGAGCAGGACTGGCAGCCGCGAAGGCGGTCGAACGACTGCGTGAGGAGGGCTACGAGGGTTCGGTGACCGTCGTGGGGGCCGAGGACAGGGCCCCGTACGAGCGGCCGCCGTTGTCGAATGACCTGCTGCTGGGCAAGGACACCGACCCGACCGTGCTCGGCGAGTCCTGGTGGACGGAGAACGACGTGCGCCTGCTGACCGGGGCGCGGGCGGCCGAGCTGGACCGCGGGAACGGGCGGGTGCGCCTGGAGTCGGGGGAGTGGCTCGACTACGACCTCGTCGTGCTGGCCACCGGCGCCGAGCCGCGCGTCC
This genomic interval from Aeromicrobium choanae contains the following:
- a CDS encoding vitamin B12-dependent ribonucleotide reductase; the encoded protein is MTETVGGNSGPAPRTSRKSSKAGLKIERVHTTEGVHPYDAVTWERRDVVQTNWKTGETVFEQRGVEFPDFWSLNASTIVTTKYFRGAVGSPEREQSLRQLLDRVVLTYVKAGKDFDYFASDADAEIFEHELTYMLLHQVFSFNSPVWFNVGTSSPQQVSACFILAVDDSMDSILNWYREEGLIFKGGSGAGLNLSRIRSSKELLRSSGGTASGPVSFMRGADASAGTIKSGGATRRAAKMVVLDVDHPDIVEFVETKEREEEKIRVLRDAGFDMDLGGSDITSVQYQNANNSVRVNDEFMEAVEEGTGFGLRARTSGEVIEEIDARELWGKMAQAAWACADPGIQYDSTINDWHTTPESGRITASNPCSEYMHLDNSSCNLASLNLLKFLTTEGTFDTQKFVKSVEFIITAMDISICFADFPTEAIGDTTRKFRQLGIGYANLGALLMASGLAYDSDGGRALAGAITSLMTGTSYRRSAELAGVVGAYEGYAANVDGHQRVMRKHQAANDEIRTKHAMDIAVQKEATKQWAANLKIGEKNGWRNSQASVLAPTGTIGFMMDCDTTGIEPDFSLVKFKKLVGGGSMQVVNQTVPAALEKLGYTGETIEAIVEFIAQHGHVIDAPGLRPEHYEVFDCAVGERAIKPMGHVRMMAACQPFLSGAISKTVNMPETATVEEIADVYFQGWKLGLKALAVYRDNCKVGQPLSSQKSQDDKTSAEAPQAEVKVVEKIVEKPIRRRLPKSRASITTSFSVGGAEGYMTSGAHDDGTLGEIFLKLGKQGSTLAGVMDAFSIAVSIGLQYGVPLETFVSKFTNLKFEPAGLTDDPDVRMAQSIMDYVFRRLALDYIDFDTRSAMSIFSVDERQRYLDTGSYEPAKGDGTTAAELVTEEPAGPSAQEAAELKAEAQIADAEAVAVQIETARPATGRAHTSAELLEEITGAAVDSPLCMTCGTKMRPAGSCHVCEGCGSTSGCS
- a CDS encoding DMT family transporter, encoding MQWLFLASAIVCEVIGTLSLRMAATGRHAHYVTVAFGYVLAFVFLTLTLDQGLGLGVAYGIWAAAGVALTAIASRVLFKEPLTPLMSGGIALIIAGVLLVELGATH
- a CDS encoding DMT family transporter, which encodes MTKWLLLGAAILSEVTASLSLKGALDRPALYSVVVVGYVGSFVLLALVLRQGMALGVAYGIWGALGVASTAVMSSFIFDETLTALMGVGIALIIAGVLTVELGSQQAQRSAHPKESV
- a CDS encoding TetR/AcrR family transcriptional regulator encodes the protein MSPPAAAHRPSLRDDILESTLELARTGAAISLESAARATGITKPGLMYHFPTKEALMTAVVDHLMDGYERDLQDRLGADPTAPSATERLIAYLDWVCEGRFDSGDLVMFADPRLRDTLTSRWNERISPWVAVPDSLPATRRARLHGVRLIADGMWFNAAGNGLPLSDSDRAAVRALAHQLIEGTS